A region of Streptomyces sp. TG1A-60 DNA encodes the following proteins:
- a CDS encoding LysR family transcriptional regulator, protein MNLASLDLNLVVALRALLEELNVTRAGRRIGLSQPAMSAALARLRHHFDDELLSRAGGRYELTALGLALLDRTATACDLLERVFSSQADFDPAHEEHEFTLIASDYAVAVFGAELARAIHAEAPGIRLRFKQAPTEIIDNTGALLSTADGLLMPHGIISGFPTVELYRDSWVYLVADDNPEVGEHLTLDDLARLPWVTYQRTYDAPAARQIGMLGIEPRVEVSVDSFQLMPLLVAGTRRVALIQGRLAGRLDGLVPVRVMEPPYDAVPLQEALWWHPVHTHDAAHIWLRETASRVAEAVKADRPTISSPPS, encoded by the coding sequence GTGAATCTGGCAAGCCTCGACCTCAACCTCGTCGTCGCCCTGCGCGCCCTTCTGGAGGAGCTCAACGTCACCAGGGCGGGCCGGCGCATCGGGCTCAGCCAGCCCGCCATGAGCGCCGCCCTGGCCCGGCTGCGTCACCACTTCGACGACGAGCTGCTCTCCCGGGCCGGCGGACGCTACGAACTGACCGCCCTCGGTCTGGCCCTCCTCGACCGCACCGCCACCGCCTGCGACCTGCTGGAGCGCGTCTTCTCCAGCCAGGCCGACTTCGACCCGGCGCACGAGGAGCACGAGTTCACTCTGATCGCCTCCGACTACGCGGTGGCCGTCTTCGGTGCCGAACTCGCCCGCGCCATCCACGCCGAGGCGCCAGGCATCCGGCTCCGGTTCAAACAGGCACCTACGGAAATCATCGACAACACCGGGGCGCTGCTGAGCACCGCCGACGGACTGCTGATGCCACACGGCATCATCAGCGGCTTCCCCACGGTCGAGCTCTACCGGGACAGCTGGGTCTACCTCGTCGCCGACGACAACCCCGAGGTCGGCGAACACCTCACCCTCGACGACCTGGCCCGCCTGCCGTGGGTGACGTACCAGCGCACCTACGACGCACCCGCCGCCCGCCAGATCGGCATGCTCGGTATCGAGCCGCGCGTGGAGGTCTCCGTCGACAGCTTCCAGCTGATGCCCCTCCTGGTCGCCGGCACTCGCCGGGTGGCCCTCATCCAGGGACGTCTGGCCGGGCGGCTGGACGGACTCGTCCCCGTTCGCGTCATGGAACCGCCCTACGACGCCGTGCCGCTCCAGGAAGCCCTGTGGTGGCACCCGGTGCACACACACGACGCGGCACACATCTGGCTGCGCGAGACGGCGTCCCGGGTCGCCGAGGCCGTCAAGGCCGATCGGCCCACGATCTCCAGTCCGCCGAGTTGA